The following are encoded in a window of Bradyrhizobium guangdongense genomic DNA:
- a CDS encoding acyl-CoA acyltransferase codes for MIHTKVRCREITESDVDAIADLLTRGFVGRSRNYWIQGLRRQAFRPVPEGYPRFGYMLDNDGEPVGVLLLIYTTRKDGEEIAIQCNLSSWYVEPAYRNYAPLLTKIAQRHKHVTYLNISPAVWTWPIIETQGFRAYCRGLFFSVPALSRAPRWSKIEVISPHAKQIEGLSEAETELLTRHARYNCLSLVCRTPKGVFPFILQPVRIRRGFIAPPAMQLIYCRSAAEYAACAGRIGRLLLRLGKISVIVDSNEPIPGLVGIYTERRGRKYFKGPHRPRLADLTDTELVLYGP; via the coding sequence GTGATCCACACCAAGGTCCGATGTCGCGAGATCACCGAGTCCGATGTTGACGCCATCGCGGACTTGCTGACGCGCGGCTTCGTCGGCCGATCGCGCAATTACTGGATCCAGGGCCTGCGCCGGCAGGCCTTCCGGCCCGTGCCGGAGGGCTATCCGCGTTTCGGCTATATGCTCGACAATGACGGCGAACCGGTCGGCGTGCTGCTGCTGATCTACACCACACGCAAGGATGGGGAGGAGATCGCCATCCAGTGCAATCTGTCGAGCTGGTATGTCGAGCCGGCCTACCGCAACTACGCGCCGCTGCTGACCAAGATCGCGCAACGGCACAAGCACGTCACCTATCTCAACATCAGCCCGGCGGTATGGACCTGGCCGATCATCGAGACGCAGGGCTTTCGCGCCTATTGCCGCGGCCTGTTCTTTTCGGTGCCGGCACTGTCCCGCGCGCCGCGCTGGAGCAAGATCGAAGTCATTTCTCCGCACGCCAAGCAGATCGAGGGCCTGTCCGAGGCCGAGACCGAGTTGCTGACGCGGCACGCACGCTACAATTGCCTCAGCCTGGTGTGCCGCACGCCGAAAGGCGTCTTCCCCTTCATCCTGCAACCGGTGCGCATCCGCCGCGGTTTCATCGCGCCGCCGGCGATGCAGCTGATCTACTGCCGCAGCGCCGCCGAATACGCCGCCTGCGCCGGCCGCATCGGCCGGCTGCTGCTGCGTCTCGGCAAGATCTCGGTGATCGTCGATTCCAACGAACCCATCCCCGGCCTTGTCGGTATTTATACCGAGCGACGCGGGCGCAAATATTTCAAGGGCCCGCACCGTCCACGACTGGCTGATCTCACCGATACGGAACTCGTGCTGTACGGGCCATAG
- a CDS encoding amino acid--[acyl-carrier-protein] ligase, with product MNIAVLPDSPETAPQIADPLDHLADKLFHRMGSDGVYARTALYEGVVEKLAALITSHRESGTEALRFPPVMSRAQLEKSGYLKSFPNLLGCVCGLHGTEREINAAVSRFDAGGDWTTSLSPADLVLSPAACYPVYPIAASRGPLPKGGLRFDVAADCFRREPSKHLDRLQSFRMREYVCIGTPDDVADFRERWMVRAQAIARDLGLTFRVDYASDPFFGRVGQMKAVSQKQQQLKFELLIPLRSEEQPTACMSFNYHREHFGTTWGIQDANGEPAHTGCVAFGMDRLAVAMFHTHGTDLSAWPAKVRDIMGMPPHVATEAHGEGWR from the coding sequence ATGAACATTGCCGTCCTCCCGGATTCGCCCGAGACTGCCCCGCAAATCGCCGATCCGCTCGATCATCTCGCCGACAAACTATTCCACCGCATGGGCTCGGACGGCGTCTACGCCCGCACCGCGCTGTATGAAGGTGTGGTGGAGAAGCTCGCCGCGCTGATCACCAGCCATCGCGAATCCGGCACGGAAGCGCTGCGCTTCCCGCCGGTGATGAGCCGGGCCCAGCTGGAAAAGTCCGGCTACCTCAAGAGCTTTCCGAACCTGCTCGGCTGCGTCTGCGGGCTGCACGGCACCGAACGCGAGATCAACGCCGCGGTGAGCCGCTTCGATGCCGGCGGCGACTGGACCACGTCGCTGTCGCCGGCCGACCTCGTGTTGTCGCCCGCGGCCTGCTATCCCGTCTATCCGATCGCGGCGAGCCGCGGGCCCTTGCCGAAGGGCGGCCTGCGCTTCGACGTCGCCGCCGACTGCTTCCGCCGCGAGCCGTCGAAGCATCTCGATCGCCTGCAATCGTTCCGGATGCGCGAATATGTCTGCATCGGCACGCCCGACGACGTCGCCGATTTCCGCGAGCGCTGGATGGTGCGCGCGCAGGCGATCGCCCGCGATCTCGGCCTGACCTTCCGGGTCGATTATGCCAGCGATCCCTTCTTCGGCCGCGTCGGCCAGATGAAGGCGGTGAGCCAGAAACAGCAGCAGCTCAAGTTCGAGCTCCTGATCCCGCTGCGCTCCGAAGAGCAGCCGACCGCCTGCATGAGCTTCAACTATCACCGCGAGCATTTCGGCACGACCTGGGGCATCCAGGACGCCAATGGCGAGCCTGCTCACACTGGCTGCGTTGCCTTCGGCATGGATCGGCTGGCGGTCGCGATGTTCCACACCCACGGCACCGATCTCTCCGCCTGGCCCGCCAAGGTGCGGGACATCATGGGCATGCCGCCGCACGTAGCGACTGAGGCCCACGGCGAAGGCTGGCGCTAG